The following are encoded together in the Natronolimnobius sp. AArcel1 genome:
- the mct gene encoding succinyl-CoA:mesaconate CoA-transferase: MPALDDVRVLDLTRVLGGPYCTMLLADMGADVVKIEPPGGDFVRETPPFHDDDDNFGGYFQSINRGKRSIELDFTSEEDREDFLSLVKAADVVVENYRTGTMEKFGLEYEKLAELNPQLVYAAMRGFGDPRTVPSPKQDEPAFDLVAQALGGVMHQTGQSDGPPTKVGFGIGDIFTGVLHTVNILSALHYRDRTGVGQFVDTAMYDSMLSLAERAVYQYSYTGEVPERCGNAHPTLFPYNAFEAEDGYVVIAALTDRHWQSLCERMDRPEWAVDYPDAADRLEHRDRLRDGIAEWVGSQSVEETLELLNGSVPSGRVQDVSDVYKSEHAHQREMLVESDLPESDETVTIAGTPIKMAKTPPEPGARAPLLDEHREELLGNAEQPSKPEPSPEPTASEQDVGAMGFPTSQSQDD, from the coding sequence ATGCCTGCTCTCGACGACGTTCGTGTGCTGGACTTGACACGAGTGCTGGGCGGCCCGTACTGTACGATGTTGCTCGCCGACATGGGCGCAGACGTCGTAAAAATCGAGCCGCCGGGCGGTGACTTCGTTCGCGAAACACCCCCATTTCACGACGATGACGACAACTTTGGTGGCTACTTCCAGAGTATCAATCGCGGCAAGCGAAGCATCGAACTAGATTTTACGAGTGAAGAGGATCGCGAAGACTTCCTGTCGCTCGTCAAAGCGGCGGACGTCGTCGTCGAAAACTACCGCACGGGGACGATGGAAAAGTTCGGCCTCGAGTACGAGAAACTGGCGGAACTCAACCCACAGTTGGTGTATGCGGCGATGCGCGGATTTGGTGACCCGCGGACGGTGCCGAGTCCAAAACAAGACGAACCCGCGTTCGATCTGGTCGCCCAGGCGCTTGGTGGCGTCATGCACCAGACCGGGCAGTCGGATGGCCCGCCAACGAAGGTTGGCTTCGGTATTGGCGACATTTTCACGGGTGTCTTGCACACGGTCAACATCCTCTCAGCGTTGCACTATCGCGACCGCACAGGCGTCGGCCAGTTCGTTGACACCGCGATGTACGATTCAATGTTGAGTCTGGCCGAACGCGCTGTCTACCAGTACTCCTACACCGGCGAGGTACCAGAGCGCTGTGGCAATGCCCACCCCACACTGTTTCCATACAACGCCTTCGAAGCTGAAGACGGCTACGTCGTCATCGCTGCGCTAACCGACCGCCACTGGCAGAGTCTCTGTGAGCGGATGGACCGCCCCGAATGGGCCGTCGACTACCCTGACGCCGCAGACCGCCTCGAGCATCGCGACAGACTCCGAGACGGCATTGCCGAGTGGGTCGGCTCACAGAGCGTCGAGGAAACGCTCGAGTTGCTCAATGGGTCGGTGCCGAGCGGGCGCGTTCAGGACGTCTCGGATGTATATAAGTCCGAACATGCTCACCAGCGCGAGATGCTTGTCGAGTCCGACCTCCCAGAGAGCGACGAGACAGTGACGATTGCCGGCACGCCGATCAAGATGGCAAAGACGCCGCCGGAACCTGGGGCCCGCGCGCCCCTGCTTGACGAACACCGCGAGGAACTGCTGGGAAACGCTGAGCAGCCGTCGAAGCCGGAACCCAGTCCGGAACCAACAGCCAGCGAACAGGACGTCGGAGCGATGGGATTCCCAACAAGCCAGTCACAGGATGACTAA